GAGCAAATTATTGTACAAACAACAGCTATTTGGAATTCTGTACAATATCCAACACTTTTTAATATTCTGTTCATTAAAGGAGAAAATTTATGGACTTACGTGTAAAGAAGACACATGACAGCCTGCAAAGAGCGCTTCTTGTCTTATTGAATGAGAAATCTTTGGAGAATATTACGATAGCAGAAATTTGCCGCATTGCAGAAATTAACAGGGGTACATTTTATTTGCATTATAAAAATGTCCACGGAGTATTTGAACGCTATTTCAATGACATCGTGAAAGATTTAAAGTTTTCGTACGATTTTCCATACGATGTGACGAAAGATAATTTATCCATGCTAACACCTGAAATGATTCAAATTTTTCACCATGTCAAAAAGCATGAAGCCTTTTACAGGATTGTTTTTGATGAAAAAACACCGATGCTTTATTATCACAAATTATTAGAGACGATTCGTTCCTTTATATTGGAGTCGCATTTAGAAGAAACCGAACATATATCCGATCAACAGCTTGAATATTTGGCAAGCTATACAGGAAACTCGATTATGGGCATTCTTATTCAGTGGCATAAGGAAGATTATGTACTTGCACCCGAGACATTAAACAAATATATTTATGATTTTTATCGCTTGAATGAAACTTTGAAAAAGAAGATTTAATTTATGACATAATGGGTGGTTATTACCCAAAAAGCTATTTTTCCCTTAGGGAAAAATAGCTTTTTTTGCTGAGCGTTAAAAATTGATTTCCATTCCGGGACGCTTTCCGCGGGCGTGGCCTGAGCCTGTAGTCTCAGGCGTCACGCTATTCCCGCAGGAGTCGCCCTCCATTCCAATCAATTTTACAAAATACCCGTTTCTAAAAAGAGTTTTATTCTTATCCATTGGTATTTTTGTATGTGATATAACCTCTTATTTTATCTCTGTATTTCACTTTCATAGGTGGCAATCCACTGATCTACCGTCATTTTTTTGCTCAATTCACCTATCAGATCATAAGGGATATGTTTTGTCGAGGTCCAGCGAATACAGCTTTTTCCCATATTCAGCTTTGTCGGCACCGCTTCGGCATAGGCTTCCTGAAACCACTTCAGAAGTTCCGGATCACTGTAAATCCCCATATGATATAGCCCAATATGGCGCTTTTGTGGAGCAAGTGCTAAAAACGGTAATGGTGTATTCGGTGTGACATGATACCCTTTCAGATAAGTTGTTAATGGGACATTATATACGATCATATTCCGGTCTATTGACTTTTCAAATCCAGGCGGCAAGTTTTCATCAATCGTCTCCA
This genomic window from Solibacillus sp. FSL R5-0449 contains:
- a CDS encoding TetR-like C-terminal domain-containing protein — protein: MDLRVKKTHDSLQRALLVLLNEKSLENITIAEICRIAEINRGTFYLHYKNVHGVFERYFNDIVKDLKFSYDFPYDVTKDNLSMLTPEMIQIFHHVKKHEAFYRIVFDEKTPMLYYHKLLETIRSFILESHLEETEHISDQQLEYLASYTGNSIMGILIQWHKEDYVLAPETLNKYIYDFYRLNETLKKKI
- a CDS encoding DUF1801 domain-containing protein, coding for MIDEFVAQIDDKWHGAYIKLMETIDENLPPGFEKSIDRNMIVYNVPLTTYLKGYHVTPNTPLPFLALAPQKRHIGLYHMGIYSDPELLKWFQEAYAEAVPTKLNMGKSCIRWTSTKHIPYDLIGELSKKMTVDQWIATYESEIQR